One window of the Eucalyptus grandis isolate ANBG69807.140 chromosome 8, ASM1654582v1, whole genome shotgun sequence genome contains the following:
- the LOC104456466 gene encoding UDP-glycosyltransferase 74F2, producing MEPSSKLHRAHVLVLPYPAQGHINPMLQFSKRLVSRGLKATLALTVHLTGSMHTDPSPFIDLETISDGHDVGGFMEAESNEAYQMDLQVVGSRTLAELIHKLDRSGRPLDAVIYDGFLPWALDVAKQCDKLGVVFFTQTCAVNNIYYHVQRGLLPLPLPLSEGSVRVPGLPPLKPWEAPSYVYELGLYPAFYDMVINQFTTVDDADFVLFDTFYELEKEVVDWMSANLWPLKTVGPTLPSLYLDKRLPNDTAYGANLFTPTTTSTVSAWLRRHPPRSVVYVSFGSMADLDPSQFAELAHGLALAGHPFIWIVRSTEQHKLPRDLMDSIPSEEAIILPWCNQLEVLESDAIGCFVTHCGLNSVIEAICLGVPMVAMPQWTDQPTNAKFVEDVWRVGVRARADEAGVVGREEVERRVTEVVGRGERGREMAESARRWMAAAKAAIGEGGSSDRNIDEFVEELMSRASIE from the exons ATGGAGCCTTCCAGCAAACTCCACCGAGCTCACGTACTAGTCCTCCCTTACCCCGCCCAAGGCCACATAAACCCCATGCTCCAATTCTCCAAGCGCCTCGTCTCCAGAGGACTCAAGGCCACCCTCGCCCTCACCGTCCACCTCACTGGATCCATGCACACCGACCCCTCCCCGTTCATCGACCTCGAAACGATCTCCGACGGCCACGATGTCGGCGGCTTCATGGAGGCAGAATCCAACGAGGCCTACCAGATGGACCTCCAGGTCGTCGGGTCGAGGACCCTGGCTGAGCTGATCCACAAGCTCGACCGCTCGGGCCGACCGCTTGACGCGGTCATCTATGACGGATTCCTCCCGTGGGCACTCGACGTGGCCAAGCAGTGCGATAAGCTCGGAGTGGTCTTCTTCACGCAGACATGCGCGGTCAACAACATATATTACCACGTGCAGCGCGGCTTGCTCCCGCTCCCGCTTCCGCTTTCGGAAGGAAGCGTCAGGGTCCCGGGGCTGCCGCCTCTGAAGCCGTGGGAGGCACCGTCGTACGTGTATGAGCTGGGGTTATACCCTGCCTTTTACGATATGGTGATAAACCAATTCACGACCGTGGACGATGCAGATTTCGTGCTCTTCGACACCTTCTACGAGCTAGAGAAAGAG GTTGTCGACTGGATGTCCGCCAATCTGTGGCCGCTAAAGACCGTCGGCCCCACCCTTCCCTCCCTCTACCTGGACAAGCGCCTCCCCAACGACACCGCGTACGGCGCCAACCTTTTCACCCCGACCACCACCTCCACCGTCTCCGCCTGGCTCCGTCGCCACCCGCCCCGCTCCGTGGTCTACGTCTCCTTCGGCAGCATGGCGGACCTCGACCCCTCCCAGTTCGCCGAGCTCGCCCACGGCCTTGCCCTCGCTGGTCACCCCTTCATCTGGATCGTCCGATCTACCGAGCAGCACAAGCTCCCTCGGGATCTAATGGACTCGATCCCCTCGGAGGAAGCTATAATCCTCCCGTGGTGCAATCAACTGGAGGTCCTTGAGAGCGATGCGATCGGATGCTTTGTCACGCACTGCGGGCTCAACTCAGTGATCGAGGCGATCTGCCTGGGGGTCCCGATGGTGGCGATGCCGCAGTGGACGGACCAGCCGACGAACGCCAAGTTCGTGGAGGATGTGTGGAGGGTCGGGGTCAGGGCTAGGGCCGACGAGGCAGGGGTCGTTGGGAGGGAGGAGGTGGAGAGGCGCGTGACGGAGGTGGTGGGAAGAGGAGAGCGAGGGAGGGAGATGGCGGAGAGCGCGAGGAGGTGGATGGCAGCAGCGAAAGCGGCGATCGGGGAAGGCGGGAGCTCCGACCGGAACATCGATGAGTTCGTGGAGGAGCTGATGAGTCGTGCGTCGATAGAGTAG
- the LOC104416285 gene encoding LOW QUALITY PROTEIN: UDP-glycosyltransferase 74F2 (The sequence of the model RefSeq protein was modified relative to this genomic sequence to represent the inferred CDS: inserted 1 base in 1 codon; substituted 1 base at 1 genomic stop codon) produces MEPSSKLHRAHVLILPFPAQGHVNPMLQFSKRLVSKGLKATLALTVHLAGSMXPDPSLSIDLETISDGHDLGGFLGAESXEAYQTDFRVVGSRTLAELIHKLDRLGRPLDAVIYDGFLPWVLDVAKQCDKLGVVFFTQTCAVNNIYYHVQRGLLPLPLPLSEGSVRVPGLPPLKPWEAPSYVYKLGLYPASYDMVINQFTNVDDADFVLFDTFYELEKEVVDWMSANLWPLKTVGPTLPSLYLDKRLPNDTAYGVNLFTPTTTSTVSAWLHRHPPRSVVYVSFGSMADLDPSQFAELAHGLALAGHPFIWIVRSTEQHKLPRDLMDSIPSEEALILPWCNQLEVLESDAIGCFVTHCGLSSVVEAICLGVPMVAMPQWTDQPTNAKFVEDVWRVGVRARADEAGVVGREEVERCVREVVGGGGRGREVTESARMWMETAKAAMAEGGSSDRNIDEFVEELVSRASVE; encoded by the exons ATGGAGCCTTCAAGCAAACTCCACCGAGCTCATGTGCTGATCCTCCCTTTCCCCGCCCAAGGCCACGTAAATCCCATGCTCCAATTCTCCAAGCGCCTCGTCTCCAAAGGCCTCAAAGCCACCCTCGCCCTCACCGTCCACCTCGCCGGATCCATGTAGCCCGACCCCTCCTTGTCCATCGACCTCGAAACCATCTCCGACGGCCACGACCTCGGCGGCTTCCTAGGGGCCGAGT ATGAGGCCTACCAGACGGACTTTCGGGTTGTTGGTTCGAGGACCTTGGCTGAGCTGATCCATAAGCTCGACCGCTTGGGCCGACCGCTCGACGCGGTCATCTATGACGGGTTCCTCCCGTGGGTGCTCGACGTGGCCAAGCAGTGCGATAAGCTTGGAGTGGTCTTCTTCACGCAGACATGCGCGGTCAACAACATATATTACCACGTGCAGCGCGGCTTGCTTCCGCTGCCGCTTCCGCTTTCGGAAGGCAGCGTCAGGGTCCCGGGGCTGCCGCCTCTGAAGCCGTGGGAGGCACCGTCGTACGTGTATAAGCTGGGGTTATACCCTGCCTCTTATGATATGGTGATAAACCAATTCACGAACGTGGACGATGCGGATTTCGTGCTCTTCGACACCTTCTACGAGCTAGAGAAAGAG GTTGTCGACTGGATGTCCGCCAATTTGTGGCCGCTGAAGACCGTCGGCCCAACCCTTCCCTCCCTCTACCTGGACAAGCGCCTCCCCAACGACACCGCGTACGGCGTCAACCTTTTCACCCCGACCACCACCTCCACCGTCTCCGCCTGGCTCCATCGCCACCCGCCCCGCTCCGTGGTCTACGTCTCCTTCGGCAGCATGGCCGACCTCGACCCCTCCCAGTTCGCTGAGCTCGCCCACGGCCTTGCCCTCGCTGGCCACCCCTTCATCTGGATCGTCCGATCTACCGAGCAGCACAAGCTCCCTCGGGATCTGATGGACTCGATCCCCTCGGAGGAAGCTCTAATACTCCCGTGGTGCAATCAACTGGAGGTCCTCGAGAGTGATGCGATCGGATGTTTTGTCACGCACTGCGGGCTCAGCTCAGTGGTCGAAGCGATCTGCCTGGGGGTCCCGATGGTGGCGATGCCTCAGTGGACGGACCAGCCGACGAACGCCAAGTTCGTGGAGGATGTGTGGAGGGTCGGGGTCAGGGCTAGGGCCGACGAGGCAGGGGTCGTTGGGAGAGAGGAGGTGGAGAGGTGCGTGAGAGAGGTGgtgggaggaggagggagagggagagaggtgaCGGAGAGCGCGAGGATGTGGATGGAGACGGCGAAGGCAGCGATGGCAGAAGGCGGGAGCTCGGATCGGAACATCGATGAGTTCGTGGAGGAGCTTGTGAGTCGTGCATCAGTAGAGTAg